Genomic segment of Cydia fagiglandana chromosome 16, ilCydFagi1.1, whole genome shotgun sequence:
GCTCGTCTTCTGAGAACAAGTCAAGTGTAGGAGTCCTTAACACTTTTAGTTCCACACATCTGCACTTttctaataatatacaaatttcTTGTACAGCTCTGGTGGTGAGGAATTCGTACGAGTTAGATAGGAATGCTATGGTGCATGCAGGCAGTTCGAATACTTTATTAATGATGACGCCTGCCCATTTAAAGAAGACGTCGTAACGAACATCCCCGCTCAAAGTCCGCCATGGCGTTGGTATCACATGGTGATCATCTAACTTGATAGTCCAGGGTTTGGCAAACTCGGTTAGTATTATTCGGTTCTCATAGTACCCCACTTGTGTTATGATGTTCTTGGACTGTAGGTCTTCTAGGAGCTTGGTTAGGGCAGAGCTGTCCTGTTCGAATTCAGCCTGAAATGAATATATGATGAGATGAGAGTTcgttttgtttattgtttagaAGGCAGCTCTAATTCTGAAGGTACTGTACTAATTTGTCCCAACAACAATTTTCGTGGTGAATGAAGGTGACGCAGAGTACGCGTAGCATCTATCGCGAAACTTTAGAAAAATACGCCCAGAAGTGGCGGATGGTGGTGGAATGGACGACAAGTATCTGATATGCCACCATGCAGTCCATACACCTTTGAACGTGTAGCGTAACTTTGCTATAATCTGATTGCATGCAAACTTAGAAtttcttaaaaattaaagtAGAAACAAAACAGTATTTTACCAGTAATTCGCTTAATAGCGCGCCTTTTTCAGCTTTGTTTTTCAAGTGTCTTACAATTTTATCATTTGTGTCTTCATTATTGTTTGCCTCCGGCAGTATACCTTGCCTGAAACCATGAAAAAGTAgatttttaattacataatacACAAATGtctaatactttttataaatatttatttacctgtGCAGAATTTGGGGTAGCTCTTTTAGAGGCATGTCAAAGTGATCGGTAAAGCGTTCGAATTCAGCAATTTTCTTCCATCCTACTATTCCGGATTTCAATTTGAACTTCATTTCAATATCCAACACATTGAGCTGTTGTTCATGTATTATAGATCCCGACGGCCCCGTGATTACGGGCAGAGTCACCGAAGTTATTTCCAGCAACCCACAAGACTGAAACTCGCATAGCATGCAGTTGATCTCGGGTGAGGCTTTTATTTGATCATGGGACAGGGTGGAGTTTAGGACATCAGCTAAGAGGTCTGAAAACTCCGTGTTCTGTCTGTTGATCCATCTGCGCCGATAGGCCGCTGATATCTTATACGACGCCTGCACAGAATCCTGGATATCCAGTCGATGGAGGTGGTAATTCAGCACTTTGTTAATGCAGGCCACCGCACCGCTTTTCCGCAATTGGTCTAAAGCAATTCTCAATGTTCGCTCGGGAAATTCTTTCAAAATCGCGTAAACTTTCGTACCACTTTCTGTTGTTGGGACGGTGTTCAAATTTTCCATTAACGTCAGTATAATGGTTTCTTTTACCAAGGTAAGTTCGAGATTGTCAGCACCTGCCCTGTAAATATTGCACGCATTGTTCGCGGTAGTGGCCGAGATTTTGTACTTTTTATGGAAATCGTGGATGTCCATCGCAACGCACGGCACTCTTTTCAGATAGGATTTATTCTGCACTAACTGGTTTATAAGCCACACCAGCTCGAACATCGGGATCCGCGCTTCGTTAATAAACTTCGTCATATTCGTACAATGTTTAATTCTGAGCCTCTTCCATAAGCCTTCGTATTGCACCAACAGGTCACGACGTCGTCTCAATTCGTTTATCAAGCATTCCTTCTCGTGTTGAAGGGTCATGTTTGCTTCGAGAGCAGTCGCCCTCCTGTGACAAACACTGCCGATTTTCTTCGGATCAAAAATGGCTAAAAGATCTCTCGCTGCCGTATTTCGCACTTTCAGACAACCAGGCTGCGCAACAGGACTCAAGATCGTTATGGCAACTTTGCACATGTTTAATATCGTATCCTCCCATGCACTCCACTTGACCGCGGGATCCGCGGACCTCCTTTGTGGCACTTTGATTCTGGGATGCAATTCATCTCGAGGTTTCACCTGTCTCTTCCTTCTAATTTTAAGAAGCTTCTTTGGTGGTTTCTTCTCGGGCACAATTTTCCTCTTACGAGTTGGTTTAGATTCGTATTTTTTAATCGGTTTGTTTTTGATGATGCGGATGTAGAATGCCTTCCAGAAACGCGAAAGGTCCATGTAGAAGCAAGAGTCGAAGCCGCAGGGCCCCGCGCCGTCACCGAATATCTCTCCGTTGTCATATAGCTGCACTTCATCCACTTTTCTCACGGGAGGTTCCAGTTTTTTGCGCCCCCGATCTGCGTACTCTATGGTGGTGTGGGTACTAATTTCGAAAACTTCATTCCAGTATTGTTTGACGTCGTCCATCGTTTCAAAGTAAAATGTCTTTTCCAAGCTTTCCTTGTCGGCATCTGCTCTCGGCCACGTGCCCGTCGTGTCGATTACTTTTGCTGTCCTGTTGAGGTAGAAAGAGTAGCTTGATAGAGTAGGCACCACCCCAACCTCGGTGGCATTGGTTGACGGTTGGATGATCAGTTGTATGAGGCCCAGCATAGCCAGGACTTTTAGATTGGTTCTGATGGAAGCCTGTAAACTTTTGGACTGCAGCAGGACTTGGTACAACTCTGCTGGCGCCTCCCGAAGTTTCAATTGCAGATGTTCATGTTCTACTTTCAGATGAGCGATTTCTGACATAGCACTGTTGCTTATGTTACCTATTGCGAATTCTACACTGATTTCAGGAATGACATTAACTAGAGAGGCAAATCCAGATGGCAGGTGATATTCGAGTTTAACATCATTGCAATAAATTAGTTGGAACAGAAATTCGTGCAATAGTTGAATTTTCATGTATCTGGGGTAAGCATACTGTGAGATTGGTCTGTGAGTCGGTTCTATGGTTTCTTTTTTGACCTTGTTGTTTGTGAATGCCCTAATCTCTATCTCTTTCTGCATTTGTTTAATGATTGGATCAGTGCATTTTACGTGTGGAGCACAGATGAGGATGGAATGCTTAACCGGACCCGTTGGCCACTTTATTTTCATAAGTTTCAATTGACTATCAGTAACTAACTTTTGCACGAATATTTTGAGAGCTTTAGTGTCTAATGGTGGCTCTCCGGATTCTTTTGCGACGAGACTGCTTAATGTCTGATAGCCTGACACGGCAAGCTTTTCTCTAGTAATTTTGAGGAGTCCGTTAGCAAACTTCAACTGTCTGAGCGTAGGATTCTTTTTCGAGAACAATAGTGACTCATTGTTGAAATTTTCCAAGCCGTCTAATACTTTGATTTCAGTAACTTCATTTCCAATGTTAGTAGATGTTGTAGCTCCCTCATTAGCAGCTTCTTTGGACAATTTAATCTTTTTAAGAGGTATCTCATCCTCATCCTCCTCAGGATTTTCATTGGTGGATAATTTCTCAACTTTACGTTTAGCGTCTTTAACGTATTTCAAGAGCTTATTCTTTTCCTCTTCATATTTCTGATCCATTTCGGAAGTGGCTGCAGCAATTGCATAGTACCTAGAAAACATAAAAGGAGTTGATAaacattatgaatattatgattctTTTCAAAACTGGTTTAATGAAAATAAGGTATCTAGTGTTTGACAAATTTTTCTGTTCTTTggtatattgtatatattttgtgcaattaagtttgaatatataaataaacaatttttcaaATAAATTTCGGTTGGAATTCCTTTTGTAGACTAACAGGCCAATGATGCAAGCGAAACTCACGATAtataaattcaaatataattctgATGTTGGTGTATACTACATTCAAATTGGCCTGTAGCTTTGTCTAAAGATTGGGCTTCCAAATTTATACCAATACATAAacaatttcataattattaccTAGCTGTCCTCTGTTTCCCTTTATCTTCCAGGTACTCCCTGATAATATGCCTCGCTTTAAATATCCGACATATAGAGCGACTAGTGTAAAACTCCACTCCCAACAACTGTGACAGCTCAATTTGTGTCAAGCCTTTAAGCCCTGCCTCCAGCAGCCTTTCATAGGCTTGGCGTAGCAAGTCTACACCAATCTTATACTGGCATTCAAGGGAGTCATCGTTATCTTCGTCTTCAGACTGTGAGGACTCGTCACTTTTCGAGACGAGGGATATAAACCTTCTTTTGACTGCAACACTTGCTTTCCCTTTTTTACTGGTAGAATATGGTTGCACTAATTTCTCATCCTGTCAATGAcaaaattttgtgtaaattTTGGACACTATAGCAAAATTTAGGCGCTATAGTATAGCGCCTaaattttgaagtgcagagatTCAAGGAAttaacaaaaagagaaaacttATTTAGTGTGGTACGGTGGGATTCAATGCTGAACAGTATATCACTTGCTGAAATATGCATATGGCTTTAGTTAGAGCCACCATCAAGGCAACACTTATAGTTCTGTATAGGTGATTGATTAAAGCTCCAGAGTTGTCACATGTGCATTGCCAAATCTTTACAGGATAATTGTAGTGTGGTGGTGTATGGCTGTGGTGTGGTGGTGTGCAGTATAGAAAACCAATCGCAGATGAAGATACTACACAGTCAAAAGAGTTAAAATAGTGTATCCTTAATTTGTAGAAACACTTACAAATTTAAACACATTAATAGTCTTCTGCAACCTTCTGCAAGTCTGCTGATTGATAAATCCTTTTGATATAATGACGTCAGTTTTTTCACAATATTCCGGCTGCTGCTTCAAATAATCTATAACTTTAAAAAGTTTACCAACTTTTGGCAAAGACATTATGGTTGGCCTGTGGAATCTTTTCAACCTGAGAATTATGCTTTTTATGCCTTTGCCTTGTATTTTAATGGTCAAGCACGCCACTTTAATCAAACCAAGGCTTTGCAATTGTTTTCGGTTGTAAAAGAGCAATTTGGATTCTTTTACAATTTTTGTTAAGTTTGTTTTGCCCACTGTCATTTGTCCCTGAAACAAGGGTTGGCCTTTATCACATTTTAAAATTAGATAGTTTAGGAAAGTCTATTTGTAATAAATTCTGgcttttatttttcaataaaaacatGTTTCAATATTTGTGTCAGTAATACAGAATAGGTTAATTATTCTTTCTGCCAGGCAGTCTATTTGAACAATGTGTGCACAATGTATGAACAATAAGACACCCAGTACAGTGcactgcaataatatattacacaacaaAGGACACAACAATATCTGAcaagatcttatttgtagagccataagattGTGtcgcatatttttgcggccttcgaagagtaacagtAATATTATTGCAGATTACTGTAAATATACTGAGAATGCAACATGGTCTATTCGAGCTAGGCACGCATGCTACATGGACATAGACCATCAACACACTAGATAGTTAATGTGTAActttgattgtcataatgtcaGTGCGTAAGTTGTATTTTCATTGATTGATAAGGCTCGATTTGAAGGGGAATCAATGGATTTATCGACTAACAAAACTGAGCCTTAAAATGGAGGGATtgatattgtaatttaattaataacttACATTGTGTCTAGCTTTGCCCACTAACTCCAGAATGCAATAATGTGTCGGTGTCAGCTGTGCTCGCACTGTTTCAGGCATGTGAGATGCCAATGCTTTCCATCTTTGTCCTGGACTTGCTACCATGACCATAGTGTCACCATATTCTGTCAAAACTTTTTCGTAACTTAAAGCCTGTAGTTGGTCTTTGGGAATCTCCGTTCTGGTACTGTAATTATGGCAGGACCCGAAATTGTTTTCTACTGGGCAGTATTCATAAGGTCCATCAAAGCAATTTTcctgtaaattaatatttatttgttagcgGGCTACAGAGCCATAGTTTGGTTGTTCCTAAATATGTATAAGGATTTTTAGTCAGAAATtgaatcataaataaaaatcctGTTCAGTGGTCATAATATTATGGTAATGTTGaatgacgatcataatataaatttatgTAGATTAGTCTagcataatttataatgtaattttatattatgaaaataaatatccAAATCTAAATCTATTAATCAAATAATACCATATGAACTAAGAATAATATTCACGCTTGCCCCAAACGTCCACTCCAGTGGACACACAACAGTAGTGAATTATTTGATAATGGCTTTTGCATGAATATATTGAGCAATAAACAAAGCTTATGCGAGCTGGTGAGGTAACATTGATTTTATGTAGCTCGTTTGGGATtaaagcagcaaattaagtgCGGTGGATTAGACTTACAGGGTCTAAAAGATGTCCAGAAAGTTCGTCAACTATCATGAACCTGTCCACAATTTCTATGCACGGGACGGGCTCTGGAACTTCGTAGAATGTTATACAGCTACAGTTACTAATAAACTGCCAGAAGCGAGTCTTCATTTTGTCTGTAACTGGTGCAGAAATTCGTTTTTCCATGTGTTTCCATAATTGATTAAAAGTTATGCCCGAGAGTCCGTCTAAGGCTATTTCGtcaattattatttgtttgtagtCAAATGCCGTACTTTGCACAATATtagacattttaaaaatatcctTAAAGAAACTTAGacgataataaataagtaaataacatttcAACGTTATCAACCCATCACAACGTGAGAATATTTGACAGATTGACACTGACGTCACGGACATAGATATTAGCAAATTTTCTTGCCAAGGCAAAAAAAGTTACGATGCTGATAAAGAGCGTTCTACACcttagggaatattacgcgaatcAATATTTGAGCAAAACTTAGACCATTTAGTGTTAAATCGTAGCggttaaactgtgcagtccgatttgcgcagttttatctaccgtatgacaaatcgttgtcgattatcgtaacgatttgttatacacacggtagataaaactgcgcaaatcggactgcacagtttaatcgctacgatttgtAGTTAACTTGTGTAGCCGGGATAGTGCCGgttacatacgtaacgataaatcgtagcgattaaactgtgcagtacgatttgcgcagttttatctacggtgtgtatgacaaatcgttgtcgattatcataaaatgaatatgaccttttttattaagaatttattaacgattatttctttcattgacacttttttcctaaatgtatactttcctcaaaaaatttaaaaaactgtgaaccggaacatatttcatgcaaaaagcgggggttgcgtcagggggaggggaagggacgctagtgtgcgtaaagctccataccctaaggtatcatactacattcataaaaggctggctataattagtttttcaaaaaacacaatttgaccgaatcattaATACGAGTGAccagtttaaaaataattttaataaagctCTGATAAAACTGTACTTTTTAATATGTCCTTGATTTTATTATGATAAATTTACTTGACTAAAGGCTACGATCTGCAGAGGGCTCTCTTTacctatagacggtcaagcaaatcttgtcagaaaaaggcgcgaaattc
This window contains:
- the LOC134671912 gene encoding uncharacterized protein LOC134671912 → MSNIVQSTAFDYKQIIIDEIALDGLSGITFNQLWKHMEKRISAPVTDKMKTRFWQFISNCSCITFYEVPEPVPCIEIVDRFMIVDELSGHLLDPENCFDGPYEYCPVENNFGSCHNYSTRTEIPKDQLQALSYEKVLTEYGDTMVMVASPGQRWKALASHMPETVRAQLTPTHYCILELVGKARHNGQMTVGKTNLTKIVKESKLLFYNRKQLQSLGLIKVACLTIKIQGKGIKSIILRLKRFHRPTIMSLPKVGKLFKVIDYLKQQPEYCEKTDVIISKGFINQQTCRRLQKTINVFKFDEKLVQPYSTSKKGKASVAVKRRFISLVSKSDESSQSEDEDNDDSLECQYKIGVDLLRQAYERLLEAGLKGLTQIELSQLLGVEFYTSRSICRIFKARHIIREYLEDKGKQRTARYYAIAAATSEMDQKYEEEKNKLLKYVKDAKRKVEKLSTNENPEEDEDEIPLKKIKLSKEAANEGATTSTNIGNEVTEIKVLDGLENFNNESLLFSKKNPTLRQLKFANGLLKITREKLAVSGYQTLSSLVAKESGEPPLDTKALKIFVQKLVTDSQLKLMKIKWPTGPVKHSILICAPHVKCTDPIIKQMQKEIEIRAFTNNKVKKETIEPTHRPISQYAYPRYMKIQLLHEFLFQLIYCNDVKLEYHLPSGFASLVNVIPEISVEFAIGNISNSAMSEIAHLKVEHEHLQLKLREAPAELYQVLLQSKSLQASIRTNLKVLAMLGLIQLIIQPSTNATEVGVVPTLSSYSFYLNRTAKVIDTTGTWPRADADKESLEKTFYFETMDDVKQYWNEVFEISTHTTIEYADRGRKKLEPPVRKVDEVQLYDNGEIFGDGAGPCGFDSCFYMDLSRFWKAFYIRIIKNKPIKKYESKPTRKRKIVPEKKPPKKLLKIRRKRQVKPRDELHPRIKVPQRRSADPAVKWSAWEDTILNMCKVAITILSPVAQPGCLKVRNTAARDLLAIFDPKKIGSVCHRRATALEANMTLQHEKECLINELRRRRDLLVQYEGLWKRLRIKHCTNMTKFINEARIPMFELVWLINQLVQNKSYLKRVPCVAMDIHDFHKKYKISATTANNACNIYRAGADNLELTLVKETIILTLMENLNTVPTTESGTKVYAILKEFPERTLRIALDQLRKSGAVACINKVLNYHLHRLDIQDSVQASYKISAAYRRRWINRQNTEFSDLLADVLNSTLSHDQIKASPEINCMLCEFQSCGLLEITSVTLPVITGPSGSIIHEQQLNVLDIEMKFKLKSGIVGWKKIAEFERFTDHFDMPLKELPQILHRQGILPEANNNEDTNDKIVRHLKNKAEKGALLSELLAEFEQDSSALTKLLEDLQSKNIITQVGYYENRIILTEFAKPWTIKLDDHHVIPTPWRTLSGDVRYDVFFKWAGVIINKVFELPACTIAFLSNSYEFLTTRAVQEICILLEKCRCVELKVLRTPTLDLFSEDEPSEFTEYSPFEAPEDIYVYPVKDSLTKYAFVRKILLLNQLKEENQVTDSSQGTSASL